One region of Permianibacter fluminis genomic DNA includes:
- a CDS encoding GlxA family transcriptional regulator, which yields MNIAVLALEGVFDTGISTVLDVFHSANELNQLTQLQAPALTVQVVGLRPTVQSALGWQIPVQPVPAATPDWVVVPAIGYKLPEALVPALARADVIDAGAQLRQWAGQGASIAAACIGTFVLAESGLLNQHQATTTWWLAPLFRQRYPEVQLNAEQMIVADRNCVTAGAALSHVDLAFWLLRQHSPALASLVAKYLVVDSRPAQSAYVISDHLARANPLVEQFDRWARAHLAQPFNLDAAAAALATSKRTLARRLNAVLGKSPVAYLQDLRIERAVHLLKTSQYSVDQIAEQVGYADGVTLRTLMRRRLGLGIKELRRA from the coding sequence ATGAATATCGCCGTGCTGGCCCTGGAGGGGGTGTTCGATACCGGTATCAGCACCGTGCTCGATGTCTTCCACAGTGCCAACGAACTCAACCAGCTGACCCAGCTGCAGGCGCCGGCGCTGACCGTGCAGGTGGTCGGCTTGCGGCCCACGGTGCAGAGCGCACTGGGCTGGCAGATCCCGGTGCAGCCGGTTCCGGCGGCCACGCCGGATTGGGTCGTGGTGCCGGCCATCGGCTACAAGCTGCCCGAGGCTCTGGTGCCGGCGCTGGCCCGTGCCGATGTCATCGACGCTGGCGCCCAGTTGCGCCAGTGGGCCGGGCAAGGGGCCAGCATTGCCGCTGCCTGCATCGGCACCTTTGTTCTCGCCGAAAGCGGTCTGCTGAACCAGCATCAGGCCACCACCACCTGGTGGCTGGCGCCGCTGTTCCGCCAGCGCTATCCGGAAGTGCAATTGAACGCCGAGCAAATGATTGTCGCGGATCGCAATTGCGTAACGGCCGGCGCCGCGCTGAGCCATGTCGATCTGGCGTTCTGGCTGTTGCGGCAACACAGCCCGGCGCTTGCCAGTCTGGTCGCCAAATATCTGGTGGTCGATTCGCGGCCCGCGCAATCGGCCTATGTAATTTCCGATCATCTGGCCCGGGCCAATCCGCTGGTGGAGCAATTTGATCGCTGGGCGCGCGCGCATCTCGCGCAGCCGTTCAATCTCGATGCCGCCGCAGCGGCGCTCGCCACCAGCAAACGCACGCTCGCCCGTCGACTCAACGCGGTGCTGGGCAAATCGCCGGTGGCTTATCTGCAGGACCTGCGCATCGAACGTGCGGTGCATTTGCTGAAGACTAGTCAATACAGCGTCGACCAGATCGCCGAGCAGGTCGGTTACGCTGATGGCGTCACGCTGCGGACGCTGATGCGCCGGCGCCTGGGTTTGGGTATCAAGGAATTGCGCCGTGCCTAG
- a CDS encoding MAPEG family protein, which translates to MKTELFYLLLVLALTALLWLPYVLNRIVVWGLRDTVSYPAHPKPLAPWAQRLRAAHANAVENLVVFAPLVLLTQQLGVSSAMTALACMLYFWSRLLHVVAYTLALPWLRTLGFFGSFVGQLLLLWHCVSQLLA; encoded by the coding sequence ATGAAAACGGAACTGTTTTATCTGCTGTTGGTGCTGGCACTGACTGCGCTGTTGTGGCTGCCCTATGTGCTGAACCGCATCGTCGTCTGGGGCCTGCGGGATACCGTCAGCTATCCGGCCCACCCGAAACCCTTGGCGCCGTGGGCGCAGCGGCTGCGCGCGGCCCACGCCAACGCGGTGGAAAATCTGGTGGTGTTTGCACCGCTCGTCCTGCTCACGCAGCAGCTTGGAGTCAGCAGCGCGATGACGGCGCTGGCGTGCATGCTGTATTTCTGGTCGCGACTGCTGCACGTGGTCGCCTATACCTTGGCGCTGCCGTGGCTGCGCACGCTCGGCTTTTTTGGCAGTTTTGTCGGCCAGTTGCTGCTGCTCTGGCACTGCGTGTCGCAACTGCTGGCGTGA
- a CDS encoding GNAT family N-acetyltransferase, with product MNTNLTLREIRRDEFARLGALLVEVYSQLSGFPTPAEQPGYYDMLANIGRFTEKPDTKVLVAPSADGELFGGVVYFGDMAQYGSGGTATAERNASGIRLLAVSPRARGLGVGKALTQACIALARARHHEQVLLHTTRAMQIAWAMYERIGFVRAAELDFQQGELSVFGFRLRL from the coding sequence ATGAACACCAACCTGACCCTACGCGAAATTCGCCGCGACGAATTTGCCCGGCTCGGCGCTTTGCTGGTCGAGGTCTATTCGCAGCTCAGCGGTTTTCCGACACCGGCCGAACAACCCGGCTATTACGACATGCTGGCCAATATCGGCCGCTTTACCGAGAAGCCGGACACCAAGGTGCTGGTCGCACCTTCTGCCGACGGTGAACTCTTCGGCGGCGTGGTCTATTTCGGCGACATGGCGCAATACGGTTCCGGCGGTACCGCCACCGCCGAGCGCAACGCCTCGGGCATCCGCCTGCTGGCGGTCAGCCCCCGCGCTCGCGGTCTCGGTGTTGGCAAAGCCCTGACGCAGGCCTGCATTGCCCTGGCGCGTGCGCGCCACCATGAGCAGGTGCTGCTGCACACAACGCGCGCCATGCAAATTGCCTGGGCGATGTATGAACGGATCGGCTTTGTCCGCGCCGCGGAGCTGGATTTCCAGCAGGGCGAACTGTCGGTGTTTGGTTTTCGTTTGCGGTTATGA
- a CDS encoding DUF4382 domain-containing protein yields MKQLSQRHGVFPSVTVSLATIALATMLASCGGDGGGSDGFGMLSLGLTDGPVDDAENVVIRFTGVEVKPADGPALNFDFTTPKDLDLLSLQGGNAAPLITAQQVPAGNYEWLRLKVSAVQDNVFDSYIQINGTMHELDVPSGSQTGLKLISGFTVAQGGDANYTIDFDLRKSVTAPPGQAPAYILKPVLRLVNNLEVGTLAGTVDPSIIAAECSGDGTGAVYLWRGADVTPDDVDGDAGDPLSTGLVSLVAPGSYQYQIGFLAAGSYTIAYTCDAATDIADSDEALTFVGTQNITITAGMTSTGNFDGGM; encoded by the coding sequence ATGAAACAGCTCTCGCAACGACACGGCGTTTTTCCTTCGGTAACAGTTTCTCTGGCAACAATTGCCTTGGCAACCATGCTGGCCAGCTGCGGTGGTGATGGTGGCGGCAGTGATGGTTTCGGCATGTTGTCGCTTGGTCTGACCGACGGACCGGTCGATGATGCCGAAAACGTCGTCATTCGATTCACCGGCGTTGAGGTCAAGCCGGCTGACGGCCCGGCGCTGAATTTTGATTTCACCACACCGAAAGATCTGGATCTGCTGAGCTTGCAAGGTGGCAATGCGGCGCCGCTGATCACGGCTCAGCAAGTGCCAGCCGGCAATTACGAATGGCTGCGCTTGAAAGTCTCGGCGGTGCAAGACAATGTGTTTGACTCATACATTCAAATCAACGGCACCATGCATGAGCTGGACGTGCCGAGTGGCAGCCAAACCGGTCTGAAGCTCATCAGCGGTTTTACCGTCGCCCAGGGCGGCGACGCCAACTACACCATCGATTTTGACCTGCGCAAATCAGTGACCGCGCCGCCCGGTCAGGCGCCAGCCTATATTTTGAAACCGGTGTTGCGCTTGGTGAACAATCTGGAGGTCGGCACGCTGGCCGGAACGGTTGACCCGTCGATTATCGCCGCCGAATGCAGTGGTGACGGCACCGGCGCGGTGTATCTGTGGCGTGGCGCCGATGTCACGCCGGATGATGTCGATGGCGACGCCGGTGATCCGCTCAGCACCGGATTGGTCAGTCTGGTGGCGCCCGGCAGCTACCAATACCAAATCGGCTTTTTGGCCGCCGGCAGTTACACCATTGCCTATACCTGCGATGCCGCGACCGACATTGCCGACAGCGATGAGGCGCTGACCTTTGTCGGCACCCAGAACATCACCATCACCGCCGGCATGACCAGCACCGGCAATTTTGACGGCGGGATGTAA
- a CDS encoding PaaI family thioesterase, with the protein MTSVQHIAEQSIAFVRRAGLKVLDCKPGYAHCLIPLAGNENHMGSMYAGAQFTLADITGGVLALVSFDMQRFYPTLKDLKLEFLKPATSDLSLVYQLSETELGELQQSATANGKAKFLLQGELKDVQGSVVARASGEFQVRSR; encoded by the coding sequence ATGACCAGCGTTCAACACATCGCCGAACAATCGATTGCCTTCGTTCGCCGTGCCGGCTTGAAAGTGCTCGACTGCAAACCGGGTTATGCCCATTGTCTGATCCCGCTGGCTGGCAATGAAAACCATATGGGCAGCATGTATGCCGGCGCGCAATTCACCCTTGCCGACATCACTGGCGGCGTACTGGCGCTGGTCAGCTTCGACATGCAGCGGTTTTACCCGACCTTGAAAGATCTGAAACTGGAATTTCTGAAACCGGCCACTAGCGATCTGAGCTTGGTATATCAGCTCAGTGAGACTGAGCTCGGTGAGCTGCAGCAGTCCGCCACGGCCAACGGCAAAGCCAAATTCCTGCTGCAAGGCGAATTGAAAGATGTGCAGGGCTCGGTGGTTGCGCGCGCCAGTGGCGAGTTTCAGGTGCGCTCACGCTAA
- a CDS encoding VTT domain-containing protein, translating to MHDFSLIELIFHFDQAIGPALSAYGNSIYLVLFTVVVLEIGVLPLFFLPGNPMLFIVGALCAAGSLQLALVVPLLLLATVLGSVLSYGAGYALGDRAYHQHYRWLNQDALRRAHAFYESRGAYTFLLTPFIAVIRTFAPFAAGVAQMTFRKYLISVTAGAAVWTISLPVAGYYLGNVPLVRQHMATMVLAGIVLGVGSLVVVSVWKVWRRR from the coding sequence ATGCATGACTTCTCCCTGATAGAGCTGATCTTCCATTTTGACCAAGCCATAGGCCCCGCTTTGAGCGCCTATGGCAACAGCATCTATCTCGTGCTGTTCACGGTGGTCGTGCTGGAAATCGGTGTCCTGCCGCTGTTTTTCCTGCCGGGCAATCCAATGCTGTTTATCGTCGGTGCGCTGTGCGCGGCCGGCAGCCTGCAGCTGGCGCTGGTCGTGCCGTTGTTGCTGCTGGCGACAGTGCTGGGTAGCGTGCTGAGTTATGGTGCCGGCTATGCGCTTGGTGATCGCGCCTATCACCAGCATTACCGCTGGCTGAATCAAGATGCGCTTCGTCGTGCCCACGCGTTCTATGAGAGCAGAGGCGCTTACACCTTTCTGCTGACACCATTCATTGCGGTAATCCGCACCTTTGCACCGTTTGCTGCCGGTGTCGCGCAGATGACCTTCCGCAAATACCTGATCTCGGTCACGGCCGGCGCTGCGGTGTGGACCATTTCCCTGCCGGTTGCTGGCTACTATCTTGGCAATGTGCCCTTGGTCCGCCAGCACATGGCGACAATGGTGCTGGCGGGCATTGTGCTCGGTGTCGGCAGCTTGGTTGTCGTCAGCGTGTGGAAAGTCTGGCGCAGGCGCTGA
- a CDS encoding alpha/beta hydrolase — protein MKPLRLPVQLLALLLLSVAGAGSAADKPQPIALGQSYTVQSKLLGQNRPLNVYLPPGYDDSKATYPVLYLLDGGVDEDFIHIAGIASLAADWRNIREFIVIGVASLDRYHELDHPSAVPAEQQRWPTAGGSAQFREFLAKELIPYVQQHFRVSDESVLMGESAAGLFVTETFLRQPALFNGYIAISPSLWWDGQSLAKAAPGLLATANLHNKRLYLALGDEGGEMEDGVNKLVAAVKAAAPADFHWSYTPMPQESHSTIYHPAALAALRQFFVYPPR, from the coding sequence ATGAAGCCTTTACGATTGCCAGTTCAACTATTGGCGCTACTCTTGCTCAGCGTTGCCGGTGCAGGTTCGGCGGCTGACAAGCCGCAGCCTATCGCATTGGGCCAGTCTTACACGGTTCAATCAAAGTTACTCGGTCAGAATCGCCCACTTAATGTGTACCTGCCACCGGGCTATGACGACAGTAAGGCGACGTATCCGGTGCTGTATCTGCTCGATGGCGGCGTTGATGAGGACTTTATTCATATTGCCGGTATCGCCTCACTGGCGGCAGATTGGCGCAACATTCGCGAGTTCATTGTCATCGGCGTCGCGTCACTGGATCGCTACCATGAGCTGGATCATCCAAGCGCTGTGCCGGCAGAGCAACAGCGTTGGCCGACGGCGGGCGGCTCGGCGCAGTTTCGCGAATTTCTGGCCAAAGAACTGATTCCTTACGTGCAGCAACATTTTCGGGTCAGTGACGAGTCGGTACTGATGGGTGAATCTGCGGCCGGTCTGTTTGTCACCGAAACGTTTTTGCGCCAGCCAGCGTTGTTCAACGGTTACATCGCGATCAGTCCGTCGCTGTGGTGGGACGGGCAATCACTCGCGAAGGCCGCACCCGGTTTGCTGGCGACTGCCAATCTACACAACAAGCGGCTTTATCTGGCACTCGGTGACGAAGGCGGCGAAATGGAAGATGGCGTCAACAAACTGGTTGCTGCGGTGAAGGCCGCAGCGCCGGCGGACTTCCACTGGTCTTACACGCCGATGCCGCAGGAAAGTCACAGCACGATTTATCACCCGGCCGCGCTGGCAGCGCTTCGGCAGTTTTTTGTCTACCCACCGCGCTGA
- a CDS encoding serine hydrolase domain-containing protein, whose amino-acid sequence MLRFFFSAMLLTLTASAFGQELPTQQPVGAEPLAEAPMIAPLVEQPLTEQSLMELPSARQPFVLPPVAPSAFSPSSLGQAPLAQTSLTQTVLAPLPFEAFDHAFRQQLDAAAIPGGAYAIVRDGKIIQAAGHGTRTLGYNEPISPTTVFRLASVSKTFAAELTALLVREGKLKWDDPVNRFVPDFQFKTPRYSQALQVQHLLGQSTGLIANAFDNLLNANQPLNRILPRFRELDPICQPGQCYSYQNIMFGLIAPVVEQAAHASYSNLIQQRLFQPLQMQQASVGMQAFLRANNRALPHIKRRGNWVATEVQPGYYEVLPAAGINASVTDLGKWLIAQMGNNPEVVPTQVIDQLTEKRVRTLRDMRRKKWRELITDAHYGLGWRIYQLEKKEELFMHSGWVEGYVTEIAYSKVRRTGLVVLLNAESAVINDITTGFWAALLNEPPAMRTVVSE is encoded by the coding sequence ATGTTGAGATTTTTTTTCAGCGCCATGCTGCTGACGTTGACCGCGTCGGCATTCGGGCAGGAGTTGCCCACGCAACAGCCGGTGGGCGCGGAACCGCTCGCTGAAGCGCCGATGATTGCGCCGCTTGTCGAGCAGCCGCTCACAGAACAGTCGCTCATGGAACTGCCATCTGCTCGGCAGCCGTTTGTGCTGCCGCCGGTCGCCCCGTCGGCTTTTTCGCCATCATCTCTTGGGCAGGCTCCACTGGCGCAGACTTCACTGACACAAACGGTCTTGGCGCCGTTGCCCTTTGAAGCATTTGATCATGCGTTTCGTCAGCAGCTCGATGCCGCGGCGATTCCGGGTGGTGCCTACGCCATCGTTCGCGATGGCAAGATCATTCAGGCAGCAGGCCACGGCACCCGCACGCTGGGTTACAACGAGCCGATCAGCCCGACCACCGTGTTTCGACTGGCATCGGTGTCAAAGACGTTTGCCGCAGAATTGACGGCGCTGCTGGTGCGGGAAGGCAAGCTGAAATGGGACGACCCGGTCAACCGCTTCGTGCCAGATTTTCAGTTCAAGACGCCGCGCTATTCGCAGGCATTGCAGGTGCAGCATCTGCTTGGCCAAAGCACCGGTTTGATTGCCAATGCCTTTGACAACCTGCTCAATGCCAATCAGCCGCTGAATAGAATTCTGCCGCGTTTTCGCGAGCTCGACCCGATTTGCCAACCCGGCCAGTGTTACAGCTACCAGAACATCATGTTCGGTTTGATTGCACCGGTGGTCGAGCAGGCCGCGCATGCTTCTTACAGCAACTTGATCCAGCAACGGCTGTTTCAACCGCTGCAAATGCAGCAGGCGTCGGTCGGCATGCAGGCATTTTTGCGGGCCAACAACCGCGCGTTGCCACATATCAAACGGCGCGGCAACTGGGTCGCCACCGAAGTGCAACCCGGTTACTACGAAGTGCTTCCAGCCGCCGGCATCAACGCCAGCGTGACCGATCTCGGCAAGTGGTTGATCGCCCAGATGGGCAACAATCCCGAGGTGGTGCCGACTCAGGTGATTGATCAACTGACCGAAAAGCGTGTGCGCACCCTGCGCGACATGCGCCGGAAAAAATGGCGTGAGCTGATCACCGACGCCCATTACGGACTCGGCTGGCGCATCTATCAGCTGGAGAAAAAAGAAGAGTTGTTCATGCACAGCGGCTGGGTCGAGGGCTATGTCACCGAGATCGCCTACTCCAAAGTCCGGCGCACCGGCCTCGTGGTACTGCTCAATGCCGAAAGCGCCGTCATCAACGACATCACGACCGGATTCTGGGCGGCGCTGCTGAACGAACCGCCGGCAATGCGTACGGTGGTCTCTGAGTAA
- a CDS encoding MipA/OmpV family protein — protein MRVVSMSLLGVFACAGVANAGEATVGLGAAISESEYYQQPEQLNGFPLVVYHGDRFFFEGTSFGYQLTQSEQLTVSLAGDLDFRQYDPEEARRADLAALDERKAGVLAGVRLEYRIGAADTVTAGLLGELTNRHHGRVAELGWKHMFDFGFENSQVFSQIGLRMVDADYNDYYFGVSAAESTRSGLAAYTPGAGNDLSVGGGVMHNFANDWQAMLMLYVRRYDQQVSDSPMVENASITGGFVGIGYRF, from the coding sequence GTGCGTGTCGTATCAATGTCATTGCTGGGCGTGTTCGCCTGTGCCGGGGTAGCGAATGCGGGTGAGGCCACCGTTGGCCTCGGTGCCGCGATCAGCGAATCGGAGTATTACCAGCAACCCGAGCAACTCAATGGTTTCCCATTGGTGGTTTATCACGGCGATCGTTTTTTCTTTGAAGGTACCAGCTTTGGTTATCAGCTGACGCAGTCAGAACAGCTCACGGTGTCATTGGCCGGCGATCTGGATTTTCGTCAGTACGATCCGGAGGAAGCGCGGCGGGCCGATTTGGCCGCACTGGATGAACGCAAAGCCGGCGTGCTGGCTGGCGTCCGCCTGGAGTATCGAATCGGTGCTGCCGATACCGTGACGGCAGGTCTGCTCGGCGAGCTCACCAATCGCCATCATGGCCGGGTGGCCGAGCTCGGCTGGAAACACATGTTCGATTTCGGATTCGAGAATAGTCAGGTATTCAGTCAGATCGGTCTGCGAATGGTCGATGCCGATTACAACGATTACTACTTTGGCGTCAGTGCCGCCGAATCCACGCGATCTGGTCTCGCCGCTTACACGCCGGGGGCTGGCAATGATCTGTCCGTGGGTGGTGGCGTGATGCACAATTTCGCCAACGACTGGCAGGCCATGCTGATGCTGTATGTCCGTCGCTATGATCAGCAGGTGAGCGACAGTCCGATGGTGGAGAACGCCAGTATTACCGGCGGCTTTGTCGGCATCGGCTACCGTTTTTGA
- a CDS encoding LysR family transcriptional regulator: MKVELQSRNVEAFLLAAKTLHFGKAAELLCITPSAFSQRITSLESQLQSRLFHRQANTITLTEVGDRLLRYCEAVAGLEEELLRDIGGNKSLGGTVNIAGFSSASRSVLMPALQALQLAHPELTVHFRVAHMYELREILLRGQVDFIVSQDEIERAGFQSLLVGHEHNVLVERADGQGQSEVYLDHNQSDDFTERFLHRHDGGSDKLIRRRFCDDIYGILDAARLGFGRGVVPVHLLSPDMGLRLVPGYERAWATPVLLQFPHRDYYPAPLRAVRDALINHCRDALAVNRCQLRYTVFE, translated from the coding sequence GTGAAAGTCGAACTGCAATCCCGCAATGTCGAAGCTTTTTTGCTGGCGGCGAAAACCCTGCATTTCGGCAAGGCTGCCGAGTTGCTGTGCATTACACCGTCGGCCTTTTCCCAGCGCATTACCTCGCTGGAGAGCCAACTCCAAAGCCGGTTGTTTCACCGTCAGGCCAACACCATTACGCTGACCGAAGTCGGTGATCGCTTGTTGCGCTACTGCGAGGCGGTCGCGGGGCTGGAAGAAGAACTGCTGCGCGATATCGGTGGCAACAAAAGCCTGGGCGGCACCGTCAATATCGCCGGCTTCTCGTCGGCGTCGCGTTCGGTGCTGATGCCCGCACTGCAAGCGCTGCAGCTGGCGCATCCGGAATTGACGGTGCATTTCCGGGTGGCTCATATGTATGAGCTACGGGAAATCCTGTTGCGCGGTCAGGTCGATTTTATCGTCTCGCAGGATGAGATCGAACGCGCTGGTTTTCAGAGCCTGTTGGTGGGTCACGAACACAATGTGCTGGTGGAACGCGCCGATGGTCAGGGCCAAAGCGAGGTCTATCTCGATCACAATCAGTCGGACGATTTCACCGAACGCTTTTTGCACCGCCACGATGGCGGCAGCGACAAACTGATACGGCGCCGTTTCTGCGACGATATTTACGGCATTCTCGACGCCGCCCGGCTGGGTTTTGGTCGTGGCGTGGTGCCGGTGCATTTGCTCAGCCCGGACATGGGACTGCGTTTGGTGCCCGGTTACGAACGCGCCTGGGCAACACCCGTGCTGCTGCAGTTTCCACACCGGGACTACTATCCGGCACCGCTGCGTGCGGTCCGCGATGCCCTGATCAACCATTGCCGCGACGCCCTTGCGGTGAACCGCTGTCAGCTGCGCTATACGGTGTTTGAATAG